From a single Phalacrocorax aristotelis chromosome 1, bGulAri2.1, whole genome shotgun sequence genomic region:
- the CAND1 gene encoding cullin-associated NEDD8-dissociated protein 1 — MASASYHISNLLEKMTSSDKDFRFMATNDLMTELQKDSIKLDDDSERKVVKMILKLLEDKNGEVQNLAVKCLGPLVSKVKEYQVETIVDTLCTNMLSDKEQLRDISSIGLKTVIGELPPASSGSALAANVCKKITGRLTSAIAKQEDVSVQLEALDIMADMLSRQGGLLVNFHPSILTCLLPQLTSPRLAVRKRTIIALGHLVMSCGNMVFVDLIEHLLTELSKNDSMSTTRTYIQCIAAISRQAGHRIGEYLEKIIPLVVKFCNVDDDELREYCIQAFESFVRRCPKEVYPHVSTIINICLKYLTYDPNYNYDDEDEDENAMDADGGDDDDQGSDDEYSDDDDMSWKVRRAAAKCLDAVVSTRHEMLPEFYKTVSPALIARFKEREENVKADVFHAYLSLLKQTRPVQSWLCDPDAMEQGETPLTMLQSQVPNIVKALHKQMKEKSVKTRQCCFNMLTELVNVLPGALTQHVPVLVPGIIFSLNDKSSSSNLKIDALSCLYVILCNHSPQVFHPHVQALVPPVVACVGDPFYKITSEALLVTQQLVKVIRPLDQPSSFDATPYIKDLFTCTIKRLKAADIDQEVKERAISCMGQIICSLGDSLGTDLPSTLQIFLERLKNEITRLTTVKAMTLIAGSPLKIDLRPILGEGVPILASFLRKNQRALKLGTLSALDILIKNYSDSLTAAMIDAVLDELPPLISESDMHVSQMAISFLTTLAKVYPSSLSKISGSILNELIGLVRSPLLQGGALSAMLEFFQALVVTGTNNLGYMDLLRMLTGPVYSQSTALTHKQSYYSIAKCVAALTRACPKEGPAVVGQFIQDVKNSRSTDSIRLLALLSLGEVGHHIDLSGQIELKSVILEAFSSPSEEVKSAASYALGSISVGNLPEYLPFVLQEITSQPKRQYLLLHSLKEIISSASVIGLKPYVENIWALLLKHCECAEEGTRNVVAECLGKLTLIDPETLLPRLKGYLASGSSYARSSVVTAVKFTISDHPQPIDPLLKNCIGDFLKTLEDPDLNVRRVALVTFNSAAHNKPSLIRDLLDTVLPHLYNETKVRKELIREVEMGPFKHTVDDGLDIRKAAFECMYTLLDSCLDRLDIFEFLNHVEDGLKDHYDIKMLTFLMLVRLSTLCPTAVLQRLDRLVEPLRATCTTKVKANSVKQEFEKQDELKRSAMRAVAALLTIPEAEKSPLMSEFQSQISSNPELAAIFESIQKDSSSTNLESMDTS, encoded by the exons GGTCTGCATTAGCAGCTAATGTTTGCAAAAAGATCACAGGGCGTCTCACTAGTGCTATAGCCAAGCAGGAAGATGTGTCTGTTCAACTGGAAGCGCTAGATATCATGGCTGATATGCTGAGCAG gCAAGGAGGACTGCTTGTTAACTTCCATCCTTCAATTCTGACCTGTCTGCTCCCCCAGCTGACTAGCCCCAGACTTGCTGTGAGGAAAAGAACCATCATTGCTCTTGGTCACCTGGTTATGAGTTGTGGCAATATGGTTTTTGTTGACCTCATTGAACATCTGTTGACAGAGCTGTCTAAAAATGATTCCATGTCAACAACTAGGACCTATATACAGTGTATTGCTGCTATCAGTAGGCAAGCAGGTCATAGAATag GTGAATATCTCgagaaaataattcctttggTTGTAAAGTTTTGTAATGTAGATGATGATGAACTACGAGAGTATTGCATTCAAGCCTTTGAATCCTTTGTTAGGAG ATGTCCTAAAGAAGTTTATCCTCATGTATCTACTATTATAAACATTTGTCTCAAATATCTTACGTATGATCCTAATTATAATTATGATgatgaagatgaagatgaaaatGCTATGGATGCTGATGGTGGTGATGATGACGATCAAG ggAGTGATGATGAATATAGTGATGATGATGACATGAGCTGGAAAGTGAGGCGTGCGGCTGCTAAATGTCTGGATGCTGTGGTTAGCACACGTCATGAAATGCTTCCAGAATTCTACAAAACTGTATCTCCTGCTTTGATAGCCAGATTCAAAGAACgtgaagaaaatgttaaagcAGATGTTTTTCATGCAtacctttctcttttaaaacaaactcgACCTGTGCAAAGTTGGCTTTGTGATCCTGATGCAATGGAACAAGGAGAGACACCTTTGACAATGCTTCAGTCTCAG GTCCCCAACATAGTTAAAGCCTTGCACAAACAGATGAAGGAGAAAAGTGTGAAGACTCGTCAATGTTGCTTTAACATGCTGACTGAGCTAGTAAATGTATTACCTGGAGCCCTAACACAACACGTTCCCGTACTTGTACCAG ggataattttttcactgaatGACAAATCAAGTTCTTCTAATCTGAAGATAGATGCTTTGTCCTGTTTGTATGTGATCCTCTGCAATCATTCTCCCCAGGTCTTTCATCCTCATGTTCAAGCATTGGTACCTCCAGTTGTAGCTTGTGTTGGAGACCCATTTTACAAGATAACATCAGAGGCGCTTTTGGTTACCCAACAACTTGTGAAAGTCATTCGTCCTTTAGACCAGCCTTCTTCCTTTGATGCTACTCCTTACATCAAAGATTTGTTTACTTGTACAATCAAGAGATTAAAGGCTGCTGACATTGATCAGGAGGTGAAGGAAAGGGCAATATCTTGCATGGGTCAAATAATTTGTAGCCTTGGTGACAGTCTAGGCACAGATCTGCCTAGTACACTTCAGATCTTCCTAGAGAGACTGAAGAATGAGATCACTCGGTTAACTACAGTGAAAGCTATGACATTGATTGCTGGTTCTCCTTTGAAGATAGATTTGAGACCAATCCTTGGGGAAGGAGTTCCTATTCTTGCCTCTTTTTTGAGAAAGAACCAGAGAGCTTTGAAACTGGGCACTCTTTCTGCTCTagatattttaattaagaattaCAGTGACAGCTTGACAGCTGCCATGATTGATGCTGTCCTGGATGAGCTTCCACCTCTGATTAGTGAAAGTGATATGCATGTATCACAGATGGCCATCAGTTTTCTGACAACGCTGGCTAAAGTATATCCTTCTTCCCTGTCAAAGATTAGCGGGTCCATTCTCAATGAACTTATTGGGCTGGTGAGATCGCCTCTACTTCAGGGTGGAGCACTTAGTGCCATGCTAGAATTTTTCCAAGCTTTGGTTGTGACTGGTACAAATAATTTAGGCTATATGGATTTACTGCGCATGTTAACGGGTCCAGTGTACTCACAGAGCACAGCGCTTACTCACAAGCAGTCTTACTATTCCATTGCCAAATGTGTTGCTGCCCTTACTCGAGCCTGCCCTAAGGAAGGACCAGCTGTTGTAGGTCAGTTCATTCAAGATGTCAAGAACTCAAGGTCCACGGATTCTATTCGgcttttggctttgctttctcttggGGAAGTTGGGCATCACATTGACTTAAGTGGACAAATTGAGCTGAAGTCTGTAATACTAGAAGCATTCTCTTCTCCTAGTGAAGAGGTCAAATCGGCGGCATCTTATGCATTAGGCAGTATTAGTGTTGGCAATCTTCCTGAGTATCTGCCATTTGTCTTACAAGAAATAACCAGCCAACCTAAAAGGCAATACCTTCTTCTTCATTccttgaaagaaataattagCTCTGCCTCAGTGATTGGTCTCAAACCGTATGTTGAGAACATCTGGGCCTTACTTCTGAAACACTGCGAATGTGCAGAAGAGGGTACGAGGAATGTTGTTGCTGAATGCTTGGGCAAGCTTACGTTAATAGACCCAGAGACTCTGCTTCCACGACTCAAGGGGTACTTGGCATCAG GGTCTTCATATGCTCGAAGTTCAGTAGTTACTGCTGTCAAGTTCACTATTTCTGATCACCCACAACCCATAGACCCACTCTTGAAGAATTGCATAG gtgattttctgaaaacattggAGGACCCGGATCTCAATGTCAGGAGAGTAGCCCTAGTGACATTTAACTCAGCTGCACACAATAAACCATCATTAATAAGGGACCTCTTAGATACTGTGCTTCCTCATCtttacaatgaaacaaaagTCAGAAAGGAATTAATCAGAGAG GTGGAAATGGGACCATTTAAGCATACAGTTGATGATGGGTTGGACATAAGGAAAGCAGCTTTCGAGTGCATGTATACTCTTTTGGATAGCTGTTTGGATAGACTAGATATATTTGAATTCTTAAACCATGTTGAAGATGGCCTGAAGGATCACTATGATATTAAG ATGCTAACCTTTTTAATGTTGGTGAGATTGTCTACCCTTTGTCcaactgcagtgctgcagaggtTGGATAGGCTTGTTGAACCTTTGCGTGCTACGTGTACAACTAAG gtaAAGGCAAACTCAGTGAAACAGGAGTTTGAAAAGCAAGATGAACTGAAAAGATCTGCTATGAGGGCAGTAGCAGCGCTTCTAACCATTCCAGAAGCAGAGAAGAGTCCACTAATGAGTGAATTTCAGTCACAGATAAGCTCTAACCCTGAGCTGGCAGCCATCTTTGAAAGTATCCAAAAAGATTCATCATCCACTAACTTGGAATCAATGGACACTAGTTAG